Within Phaeodactylum tricornutum CCAP 1055/1 chromosome 15, whole genome shotgun sequence, the genomic segment CCAAAACGGACATGGGAAATTTGCGATGCAAATCAGGCCAGTGTACGATGAAGATATCTACCCACGCATACAGCAACTTGCCCGTCAAAGAAAGCGTCTGTACTCGGCAAAAGCTTTCGCAAAAGATGATTCGTCCTCCCATGACGCAAAATATGCGTCCAATAAAGGCTGCCACTGCAATCGGCAAACAAGTGCCTGGACCATTGCAGAGTACAAGGTCGGGTCGGACCGCAAATACTAATCGAAAGGCATATACTGTTGCGTACAAGGTTGATCCCACACTACTCGCATAGGACTGGCCAACTTCCCGTGAACGAGGAATGTCGTAAATAGTCACTGTCGTGCTACAGTCCGaattttgttgctgcacaCGAGACGCCGAAGTGGTATCCGTGGAGGCCTTCACGTACACAAGCTCGTAGCGGTCTCGATCTAAACGTTTACACAAGGCCAGTAGTTCCGTCGTGTGTCCACCGGATCCGAGGACGACCATCGTTCGTATCGGagtcttctttttcatttggCGGCACCACCGTGAGGATGCCGCCGTTGGTCTTTGGCCATTGCGACGACTGCTTCGCGCGCTACCAACAATATTAAGTATTCGAACAGCAACGTAGCAGAATATCAGCAGAACCAATTGAATGAACGTTACAAAATTTCCGGAGAGGATACCTTTGGAGCTTTCGAAATCTGTTGCCATCGCGAACTTCTGGAGCAGTCGATCAATTCAAGAGGGAGCTTATCAGTATTGCAAATTTCTAGAGTGGTCGATTTCGTTGGCATATCTGTGTGTGCGTATGATTTGAGGAGAGAAACGCCGACCGCGCGAAAACAGCAACCAACAAAAGAGGCCGATTTATCACAACGCCACAAGCCCACCTTCTAATCGTGAGAAGTCAGGAAAAGTGGATTTCCATGGTCAGCATTTCGTTTTCCTGGCTTTGTGCCACATCGTGACCCCTTTTGGCCATCAAGGGTTTTTCTGGACAAGGAGACAAAAGAGTCTCGAAACAACAAGTACGTTATGGTAATCAGGTGTCTGTACTCTTATTTTGTATCACATTCACATTACAGTTAGGTATAGTCTGGCCATCACCGTTACCGCTTTTCCCTGTACTAAAACCCCACCTCCGGTAATGCTCCTGCTCGGCGCTGTCGAACATCTTCTTGCCGTCGGGTACGCCGCACTTGAGTACGCATCGCTGGATTAAGGTATGACGAGACCATGGGCGTTTGAACTGTAGTTTTGAAGCGGCATCGCATTAGACCCATaggagagagagagagagagaaagttGGTTGTAGGACGACGAGAGGCGGAATGAAACTGCTAAGATCAAAACGAACGCCGCAGTATGCTATCAGGCAACGACCCGCGATGATG encodes:
- a CDS encoding udp-n-acetylglucosamine n-acetylglucosaminyltransferase (enzyme involved in glycosylation biosynthetic pathway), with the translated sequence MKKKTPIRTMVVLGSGGHTTELLALCKRLDRDRYELVYVKASTDTTSASRVQQQNSDCSTTVTIYDIPRSREVGQSYASSVGSTLYATVYAFRLVFAVRPDLVLCNGPGTCLPIAVAAFIGRIFCVMGGRIIFCESFCRVQTLSLTGKLLYAWVDIFIVHWPDLHRKFPMSVLGSSFVPN